One region of Kytococcus sedentarius DSM 20547 genomic DNA includes:
- a CDS encoding sensor histidine kinase gives MPESTRARAEDLELLKWAYTLTDAARRHPVMGDAAMAIVIVTVFTLATAWTLPWWALLWSGAYVLAYVLRTVSLPLMLGALTALGVAQVAFTEIVVAGNFLIPLAVYQAAANGRRRTRLAALALLLGASVLAAVDFAPTAVAAVAMVFIYSTGLLVPWVLGDLVRHRRGVLARESAQKAAIARDREQRAQIAVRSERAAIAREMHDIIAHSLSVVIVQADGGRYAARAGTTAADHGLEGEDLQRAQEGALKGAQDALEQIATTAREALGETRRLVGVLRDPGKGAEYTPGQGLGDLPALLSRLEDSHLPVQAILDPGLAEAMGMAHEDGVPQVQVNPSLSAAAYRVVQEATTNVIKHAGPITVLRIRVRLEGGYLSVSVADDGAGPTSRQAAGGHGILGMHERVAALDGELLTGMRSGGGFLVRARFPLAAGDPRRRRSRQTEATTPGPPPRRGPGGPASTHQPLEIP, from the coding sequence ATGCCTGAATCGACCCGTGCTCGCGCCGAGGACCTGGAGCTCCTCAAGTGGGCCTACACGCTGACGGACGCCGCCCGCCGCCACCCCGTGATGGGTGACGCGGCGATGGCGATCGTCATCGTCACGGTGTTCACGTTGGCCACCGCGTGGACCCTGCCGTGGTGGGCGCTGCTGTGGTCGGGCGCCTACGTGCTGGCGTACGTGCTGCGCACCGTCAGCCTCCCGCTGATGCTGGGGGCCCTGACCGCGCTGGGCGTGGCCCAGGTGGCGTTCACCGAGATCGTGGTGGCCGGCAACTTCCTCATCCCCCTGGCCGTCTACCAGGCCGCGGCCAACGGGCGCCGGCGCACCCGCCTGGCGGCGCTGGCACTGCTGCTCGGGGCCTCGGTGCTCGCGGCCGTCGACTTCGCCCCCACCGCGGTGGCCGCGGTGGCCATGGTCTTCATCTACAGCACCGGGCTGCTCGTGCCCTGGGTGCTGGGCGACCTCGTGCGGCACCGCCGGGGCGTGCTGGCCCGCGAGAGCGCCCAGAAGGCGGCGATCGCCCGGGACCGCGAGCAGCGTGCGCAGATCGCCGTCCGCTCGGAGCGCGCCGCCATCGCACGCGAGATGCACGACATCATCGCCCACTCCCTGTCGGTGGTGATCGTCCAGGCCGATGGGGGGCGCTACGCCGCGCGAGCCGGCACCACGGCCGCGGACCACGGCCTGGAGGGGGAGGACCTGCAGCGCGCCCAGGAGGGAGCGCTCAAGGGGGCCCAGGACGCACTGGAGCAGATCGCCACCACCGCCCGCGAGGCCCTCGGGGAGACCCGCCGCCTGGTGGGCGTGCTGCGCGACCCCGGGAAGGGCGCCGAGTACACGCCGGGCCAGGGCCTGGGGGACCTGCCGGCGCTGCTCTCGCGGCTCGAGGACTCCCACCTACCGGTGCAGGCGATCCTCGACCCCGGCCTGGCCGAGGCGATGGGCATGGCCCACGAGGACGGGGTGCCCCAGGTGCAGGTGAACCCCAGCCTGTCGGCCGCGGCCTACCGGGTGGTGCAGGAGGCGACGACCAACGTCATCAAGCACGCCGGCCCGATCACCGTGCTGCGCATCCGGGTGCGGCTGGAGGGCGGGTACCTGTCGGTCAGCGTCGCCGACGACGGGGCGGGCCCCACCTCCCGCCAGGCGGCCGGGGGGCACGGCATCCTCGGCATGCACGAGCGCGTCGCCGCCCTAGACGGCGAGCTGCTCACCGGCATGCGCAGCGGGGGCGGGTTCCTGGTGCGGGCGCGCTTCCCGCTGGCGGCGGGTGACCCGCGGCGACGACGTAGCAGGCAGACTGAGGCCACGACCCCCGGCCCGCCCCCGCGGCGCGGACCGGGCGGGCCCGCAAGCACCCACCAACCGTTGGAGATCCCATGA
- a CDS encoding dihydrolipoamide acetyltransferase family protein, whose amino-acid sequence MSENQQVFMLPDLGEGLTEAEVVEWLVAEGDEVVIDQNVVTVETAKATVEVPIPFAGTVSVLHGQVGDVMEVGRPLISVGGASGGAAGSGAASGADGGASGTQGADADPGHSASDPRAEHEQYRREERAGAEVPQGDGETTDEGSGAVLIGFGTGHGGGSRRRRTPRGAARSTGAPAGTPQGTSDSAPSRSPEATSPQAGASATTAHGTGQPTIAPRVISPLVRRLAAERGVDLASLTPSQSDGVIRRADVEAASPSTPGAGESSQQGADSPETGTSRAHTATGAGTGAGTGAGASGTSVAEQPQLTDERIPLTGLMRMMSERLTTSRSEIPDATTWVDVDATELLRTKDALKAARPDAGIGVLPLMARIVVAGLTRFPALNAGIEMQDGTAVAIQRHARVNLGFAAQSPRGLVVPVVHDAQDLSTAELALALRELTALARDGRLTPAQLTGGTFTLNNYGVFGVDGSTPIINHPEAAMLGVGRIIDRPWAVDGKVKVRKVTQLGLTFDHRVCDGGTAGGLLRFVADCVENPAVLLSEL is encoded by the coding sequence ATGAGCGAGAACCAGCAGGTGTTCATGCTGCCGGACCTCGGCGAGGGGCTCACCGAGGCCGAGGTGGTCGAGTGGCTCGTCGCCGAGGGGGACGAGGTGGTGATCGACCAGAACGTGGTCACCGTCGAGACCGCCAAGGCCACCGTGGAGGTGCCGATCCCGTTCGCGGGCACCGTCTCGGTGCTGCACGGCCAGGTGGGTGACGTGATGGAGGTCGGCCGCCCGCTGATCTCGGTCGGCGGGGCGTCCGGTGGGGCAGCAGGCTCCGGCGCGGCCTCTGGGGCGGATGGCGGGGCCTCCGGCACCCAGGGCGCGGACGCCGACCCGGGCCACTCCGCATCGGACCCCCGCGCGGAGCACGAGCAGTACCGCCGCGAGGAGCGTGCCGGCGCCGAGGTGCCGCAGGGTGACGGCGAGACCACCGACGAGGGCTCCGGCGCCGTGCTCATCGGCTTCGGCACCGGACACGGGGGCGGCTCCCGCCGCCGTCGGACCCCCCGCGGGGCGGCCCGGAGCACCGGTGCGCCCGCGGGAACGCCGCAGGGCACGTCCGACAGCGCACCCTCGCGCTCCCCCGAGGCCACGTCCCCGCAGGCCGGGGCGAGTGCGACGACGGCCCACGGCACGGGGCAGCCCACCATCGCCCCCCGGGTCATCTCCCCGCTGGTGCGCCGGCTGGCCGCCGAGCGCGGCGTCGACCTGGCGTCGCTCACTCCCTCGCAGTCCGATGGGGTGATCCGTCGCGCCGACGTCGAGGCGGCCTCGCCTTCGACCCCGGGAGCCGGCGAGTCGTCGCAGCAGGGTGCGGACTCCCCCGAGACGGGCACGTCCCGGGCCCACACCGCCACGGGCGCGGGCACGGGCGCGGGCACCGGCGCAGGCGCATCTGGCACATCCGTGGCCGAGCAGCCGCAGCTCACCGACGAGCGCATCCCGCTCACCGGCCTGATGCGGATGATGTCCGAGCGCCTCACCACCTCCCGCAGCGAGATCCCCGACGCCACCACCTGGGTGGACGTCGACGCAACCGAGCTGCTGCGCACCAAGGACGCCCTCAAGGCCGCCCGCCCCGATGCGGGGATCGGCGTGCTCCCGCTCATGGCGCGCATCGTCGTGGCCGGTCTGACCCGCTTCCCGGCCCTCAACGCCGGCATCGAGATGCAGGACGGCACGGCCGTGGCCATCCAGCGCCACGCACGGGTCAACCTGGGTTTCGCGGCGCAGTCCCCGCGCGGCCTGGTGGTGCCGGTGGTCCACGACGCGCAGGACCTCTCCACCGCCGAGCTGGCGCTGGCCCTGCGCGAGCTCACCGCCCTGGCGCGCGACGGGCGCCTCACCCCCGCCCAGCTCACCGGCGGCACGTTCACGCTGAACAACTACGGCGTGTTCGGGGTGGACGGCTCGACGCCGATCATCAACCACCCCGAGGCCGCGATGCTGGGGGTCGGCCGCATCATCGACCGCCCCTGGGCCGTTGACGGGAAGGTGAAGGTCCGCAAGGTGACCCAGCTGGGCCTGACCTTCGACCACCGGGTCTGCGACGGCGGGACCGCCGGCGGGCTGCTGCGTTTCGTCGCCGACTGCGTGGAGAACCCGGCGGTGCTGCTCAGCGAGCTCTGA
- a CDS encoding M20 metallopeptidase family protein: MAALPLADLAALREAWLSHLTAELTVARAVREEVHADPRLSGDEESTADLVADALEIPMQRIAGTGRIGRIGPQTGPAVMLRAEMDALPIEEATGAPFASTNGAMHACGHDVHMAALVAVVRAARGLDLPVGLVPLLQPREESAPHGGFDVVSSGLLDDHQVGVSVGAHVHADVPLGSVATGAGVVNAAADSFRLSFEGAGGHGAYPHHGNDVMAATATTALGLQDVVRKTVDPMHPVTLTVGHLSAGPPADNVLPETGLILGTLRTVNAEDRQRVQDAVRLHATRTAEAFGVTCEVVHTRGMPVLANDEALVGFTDRWLLESGIRAAEPMRSMGADDFSFYTDRMPGLMAFVGTRREGEAGTVGLHDARFLPPAEVVGTMARVMVSGYLAGAQLLSDG; encoded by the coding sequence ATGGCTGCCCTCCCCCTCGCGGACCTCGCCGCACTGCGCGAGGCCTGGCTCTCCCACCTGACCGCCGAGCTCACCGTCGCCCGTGCGGTGCGCGAGGAGGTCCACGCCGACCCGCGCCTCTCCGGTGACGAGGAGTCCACGGCCGACCTCGTGGCCGACGCCCTGGAGATCCCGATGCAGCGCATCGCCGGCACCGGGCGCATCGGCCGCATCGGTCCACAGACGGGACCGGCCGTGATGCTCCGCGCGGAGATGGACGCCCTCCCCATCGAGGAGGCCACTGGCGCGCCCTTCGCCTCCACCAACGGTGCCATGCACGCCTGCGGCCACGACGTGCACATGGCAGCCCTGGTGGCCGTGGTGCGTGCCGCTCGAGGCCTTGACCTCCCGGTGGGCCTGGTGCCCCTGCTCCAGCCGCGCGAGGAGTCCGCCCCGCACGGCGGCTTCGACGTGGTGAGCAGTGGACTCCTCGACGACCACCAGGTCGGCGTCTCGGTGGGCGCCCACGTGCACGCCGACGTGCCGCTGGGAAGCGTCGCGACCGGCGCCGGGGTGGTCAACGCCGCCGCCGACAGCTTCCGCCTCAGCTTCGAGGGGGCCGGCGGGCACGGCGCCTACCCCCACCACGGCAACGACGTGATGGCGGCGACGGCAACCACCGCCCTGGGGCTACAGGACGTGGTGCGCAAGACCGTCGACCCGATGCACCCGGTCACCCTCACCGTCGGACACCTCTCGGCCGGCCCCCCGGCCGACAACGTGCTGCCGGAGACCGGGCTGATCCTGGGCACTCTGCGCACGGTCAACGCCGAGGACCGGCAGCGCGTGCAGGACGCAGTCCGCCTGCACGCCACCCGCACCGCCGAGGCCTTCGGCGTCACCTGCGAGGTGGTGCACACCCGCGGCATGCCGGTGCTGGCCAACGACGAAGCCCTGGTGGGCTTCACAGACCGCTGGCTGCTGGAGTCCGGCATCCGGGCCGCGGAGCCGATGCGGTCCATGGGCGCCGACGACTTCTCGTTCTACACCGACCGGATGCCCGGCCTCATGGCCTTCGTCGGCACCCGCCGCGAGGGCGAGGCCGGCACCGTCGGCCTCCACGACGCCCGCTTCCTGCCCCCGGCGGAGGTGGTGGGCACCATGGCCCGGGTCATGGTCTCCGGCTACCTCGCCGGCGCGCAGCTCCTCTCCGACGGCTGA
- a CDS encoding alpha/beta hydrolase, whose product MPRRTSLIALAGTAAMGVTAGALAGARKISGPQRPPLDYAFTPFEVQVPSEDVTLTASDGTRLAGWWLDQPASERVAVVCHGHRGSKADMLGIGPGLWREGWSVLLFDFRGNGESADGPQSLAHYEQRDLEVALDHVAARRPEAEVDLIGFSMGAAVVLQVAARDPRVRRVVADSSFADMRGVIAAAARGMRLPPVPMVQLVDQATRLRYGYRFAEVQPVEVVADIAPRPLLLLHGDQDSVIPVEHAHRLAAVAGEGSRLDVVAGVDHCGAYFADRPGYIARVADFLRSA is encoded by the coding sequence ATGCCGCGCCGCACCTCACTCATCGCACTCGCCGGAACCGCTGCGATGGGGGTGACGGCCGGGGCGCTCGCCGGTGCGCGCAAGATCAGCGGCCCGCAGCGCCCACCGCTGGACTACGCGTTCACCCCCTTCGAGGTGCAGGTGCCGTCCGAGGACGTGACCCTGACCGCCTCCGACGGGACCCGGCTGGCCGGCTGGTGGCTGGACCAGCCCGCATCGGAGCGCGTCGCGGTGGTCTGCCACGGTCACCGTGGGTCCAAGGCGGACATGCTCGGCATCGGGCCCGGGCTGTGGCGCGAGGGGTGGTCGGTGCTGCTCTTCGACTTCCGTGGCAACGGCGAGTCCGCCGACGGGCCGCAGTCGCTGGCCCACTACGAGCAGCGGGACCTCGAGGTGGCGCTGGACCACGTGGCCGCGCGGCGTCCCGAGGCGGAGGTCGACCTCATCGGCTTCTCGATGGGGGCGGCCGTCGTCCTGCAGGTCGCGGCGCGGGACCCCCGGGTGCGGCGGGTGGTGGCCGACTCGTCCTTCGCGGACATGCGTGGGGTGATCGCGGCTGCGGCGCGCGGGATGCGCCTGCCCCCGGTGCCGATGGTGCAGCTCGTCGACCAAGCGACGCGCCTGCGCTACGGGTACCGATTCGCCGAGGTGCAGCCGGTCGAGGTGGTGGCCGACATCGCCCCGCGGCCGCTGCTGTTGCTGCACGGGGACCAGGACTCGGTGATCCCGGTGGAGCACGCGCACCGGTTGGCGGCCGTGGCGGGGGAGGGCTCGCGGCTGGATGTCGTGGCCGGTGTGGACCACTGCGGGGCGTACTTCGCCGACCGGCCGGGGTACATCGCGAGGGTGGCGGACTTCCTGCGCAGCGCGTGA
- a CDS encoding peptidoglycan-binding protein, giving the protein MEQITRRTLLVGTGVLAAAGAAGLATPAQAWDISRLGPYPLRPGHRGGYVQRLQWALNKVGNVTPKVALDGVYGAITTRAVRAFQTRQGLLVDGIAGTGTKRRLDALLDAYYDGGGNSGTRYRSRGVNLRSGPGMSHAVVGWLAAGEVVSGTRLSSGWVKVGSRGYAWHTYLVPLSGGGDDPTPGYLTPVTSIPSPGSGQPIKLGWTGTRVKLVLRRLGIDQGQLLHRMTPAAVDAVKRFQRAHGLTADGVVGPRTWAAMGFARSTYYIDGWVQQPKLGLSATRAQRVEQMIAFARAQQGADYTWGGAGPYRYGYDCSGLVLQSMYSAGVHPSPITVRLHASPGHRTSRALYNHDKLPRFAFSQRRRGDLIWYTNSSGWIQHVAIYLGNGYVVDSMYSVKVRRDSSRLHGFHRKGTVSRVFG; this is encoded by the coding sequence ATGGAACAGATCACGCGCCGCACCCTCCTGGTCGGGACGGGGGTCCTGGCCGCCGCCGGGGCCGCCGGCCTGGCCACTCCCGCCCAGGCCTGGGACATCTCCCGCCTGGGGCCCTACCCGCTGCGGCCCGGCCACCGCGGCGGGTACGTGCAGCGCCTGCAGTGGGCCCTGAACAAGGTGGGGAACGTGACCCCGAAGGTCGCGCTCGACGGCGTGTACGGGGCCATCACCACCCGCGCCGTGCGTGCCTTCCAGACCCGGCAGGGCCTGCTGGTCGACGGGATCGCGGGCACCGGCACCAAGCGCCGTCTCGACGCCCTCCTGGACGCCTACTACGACGGCGGCGGGAACAGCGGGACCCGCTACCGCTCCCGCGGGGTCAACCTCCGCTCGGGGCCGGGCATGAGCCACGCCGTGGTCGGCTGGCTGGCGGCCGGTGAGGTCGTCTCCGGCACCCGGTTGAGCAGCGGCTGGGTGAAGGTCGGCTCCCGCGGCTACGCGTGGCACACCTACCTGGTGCCCCTCAGCGGCGGTGGGGACGACCCGACACCGGGGTATCTGACGCCGGTGACCTCGATCCCCTCCCCCGGCAGCGGGCAGCCGATCAAGCTCGGTTGGACGGGGACGCGGGTGAAGCTGGTGCTGCGGCGCCTCGGCATCGACCAGGGGCAGCTCCTGCACCGGATGACCCCGGCCGCGGTCGACGCGGTGAAGCGCTTCCAGCGTGCCCACGGCCTGACGGCGGACGGCGTGGTCGGGCCGCGGACCTGGGCCGCGATGGGCTTCGCCCGCTCCACCTACTACATCGACGGGTGGGTCCAGCAGCCCAAGCTGGGCCTCTCGGCCACGAGGGCGCAGCGGGTGGAGCAGATGATCGCCTTCGCCCGCGCGCAGCAGGGCGCGGACTACACCTGGGGCGGTGCGGGCCCGTACCGCTACGGCTACGACTGCTCCGGCCTCGTGCTGCAGTCGATGTACTCGGCGGGGGTGCACCCGAGCCCGATCACCGTGCGCCTCCACGCCTCCCCCGGGCACCGCACCTCGCGGGCCCTGTACAACCACGACAAGCTGCCGCGTTTCGCGTTCTCGCAGCGGCGCCGGGGCGACCTGATCTGGTACACGAACAGCTCGGGCTGGATCCAGCACGTGGCGATCTACCTCGGCAACGGGTACGTCGTGGACTCGATGTACTCGGTGAAGGTGCGCCGGGACTCCTCCCGCCTGCACGGCTTCCACCGCAAGGGCACCGTCAGCCGGGTGTTCGGCTGA
- a CDS encoding alpha-ketoacid dehydrogenase subunit beta produces MSVTMAQALNQALRDAMTADEKVLVFGEDVGTLGGVFRITDGLTGDFGEDRCFDTPLAEAGIMGFAIGLAMEGFRPVVEMQFDAFGYPAFEQVVSHVAKMRNRTRGSVSLPMVIRVPYAGGIGGVEHHCDSSEGYYAHTPGLKVVAPATPADAYSLLREAIAEDDPVVFMEPKVSYWAKEEVELPVQREPFGTAAVRRQGSDVTLVTYGPQLKTCLQAAEAASELGYDVEVVDLRTIVPFDDAGVVESVRRTGRCVVVSEAQGFAGVAAEVAARVQERCFHSLAAPVLRVTGFDIPFPPPKLEHTQLPSVDRVLDAIERLQWDDQPDLTHAGPTAGAATTGGAR; encoded by the coding sequence ATGAGCGTGACCATGGCCCAGGCCCTCAACCAGGCCCTGCGCGACGCGATGACCGCCGACGAGAAGGTGCTGGTGTTCGGTGAGGACGTCGGCACCCTGGGCGGCGTCTTCCGCATCACCGACGGCCTCACCGGCGACTTCGGCGAGGACCGCTGCTTCGACACCCCGCTGGCCGAGGCCGGGATCATGGGCTTCGCCATCGGGCTGGCCATGGAGGGCTTCCGCCCCGTGGTGGAGATGCAGTTCGATGCGTTCGGCTACCCCGCCTTCGAGCAGGTCGTCAGCCACGTCGCGAAGATGCGCAACCGCACCCGCGGCTCGGTCTCGCTGCCGATGGTGATCCGCGTGCCCTACGCCGGCGGGATCGGCGGCGTCGAGCACCACTGCGACTCCTCCGAGGGCTACTACGCCCACACCCCGGGTCTGAAGGTCGTCGCCCCGGCCACCCCCGCCGACGCGTACTCGCTGCTGCGCGAGGCGATCGCCGAGGACGACCCGGTGGTCTTCATGGAGCCGAAGGTCTCCTACTGGGCCAAGGAGGAGGTGGAGCTGCCGGTCCAGCGCGAGCCCTTCGGCACCGCGGCCGTGCGCCGCCAGGGGTCCGACGTGACCCTGGTGACCTACGGCCCGCAGCTCAAGACCTGCCTGCAGGCCGCCGAGGCCGCCTCGGAGCTGGGCTACGACGTGGAGGTCGTGGACCTGCGCACCATCGTCCCCTTCGACGATGCGGGCGTCGTCGAGTCCGTGCGCCGCACCGGCCGGTGCGTGGTGGTCTCCGAGGCGCAGGGCTTCGCCGGCGTGGCCGCGGAGGTGGCCGCCCGCGTGCAGGAGCGCTGCTTCCACTCGCTGGCCGCGCCGGTGCTTCGCGTGACCGGGTTCGACATCCCCTTCCCCCCGCCCAAGCTCGAGCACACCCAGCTGCCGAGCGTGGACCGGGTGCTGGACGCCATCGAGCGCCTGCAGTGGGACGACCAGCCCGACCTGACCCACGCCGGCCCGACGGCCGGCGCCGCGACCACCGGGGGTGCCCGATGA
- the pdhA gene encoding pyruvate dehydrogenase (acetyl-transferring) E1 component subunit alpha, producing MPSPQDLLPSEEPVQFIAPGGELTASDHPRGYTLPEPGRLLALYRGMVLGRRFDKQATALTKQGRLAVYPSSYGQDACQVATVQALREDDWFFPTYRDSMALVTRGIDPVQVLTLLKGDWHAGYDVAATRTAPQCTPLATQLIHAAGAGAGAARKGSDAAVLAFIGDGATSEGDFHEGLNFAAVFNAPVVFVVQNNTYAISVPLSKQTKAPSLAYKGIGYGIPSEQVDGNDAAAVAAVMDSALARARSGGGPTLVELHTYRLDAHTNADDATRYRASDEVEGWLTKDPIVRLEQYLLATGALDEARIEEIRAEGEEQSAALRDRMNADVEHQPLDLFDHVFTNPTAQLTEQRAQVAAEMAASAENDQEAAR from the coding sequence ATGCCCAGCCCGCAGGACCTGCTGCCGAGCGAAGAGCCGGTGCAGTTCATCGCCCCGGGGGGCGAGCTCACCGCATCGGACCACCCCCGGGGGTACACGCTCCCCGAGCCCGGCCGACTCCTGGCCCTCTACCGGGGCATGGTGCTGGGGCGCCGCTTCGACAAGCAGGCCACCGCACTGACGAAGCAGGGTCGGCTCGCGGTCTACCCGAGCAGCTACGGCCAGGACGCCTGCCAGGTGGCGACCGTCCAGGCGCTGCGCGAGGACGACTGGTTCTTCCCCACCTACCGCGACTCGATGGCGCTGGTCACCCGTGGCATCGACCCGGTGCAGGTGCTCACCCTGCTGAAGGGCGACTGGCACGCCGGGTACGACGTCGCCGCCACCCGCACCGCCCCGCAGTGCACCCCACTGGCCACCCAGCTCATCCACGCCGCCGGCGCCGGCGCGGGCGCCGCCCGCAAGGGGTCCGATGCGGCCGTGCTCGCCTTCATCGGCGACGGCGCCACCTCGGAGGGCGACTTCCACGAGGGGCTGAACTTCGCCGCGGTGTTCAACGCGCCGGTCGTGTTCGTGGTGCAGAACAACACCTACGCCATCTCCGTGCCGCTCTCGAAGCAGACCAAGGCACCGTCGCTGGCCTACAAGGGCATCGGCTACGGCATCCCCTCGGAGCAGGTGGACGGCAACGACGCCGCGGCCGTCGCCGCGGTCATGGACAGTGCCCTGGCCCGCGCCCGCAGCGGGGGCGGGCCCACCCTCGTCGAGCTGCACACCTACCGCCTGGACGCCCACACCAACGCCGATGACGCGACCCGCTACCGCGCGTCCGACGAGGTGGAGGGGTGGCTGACCAAGGACCCGATCGTGCGCCTGGAGCAGTACCTGCTCGCGACCGGGGCCTTGGACGAGGCCCGCATCGAGGAGATCCGCGCCGAGGGCGAGGAGCAGTCCGCCGCCCTGCGCGACCGGATGAACGCCGACGTGGAGCACCAGCCGCTGGACCTGTTCGACCACGTCTTCACCAACCCCACCGCCCAACTCACCGAGCAGCGCGCCCAGGTGGCAGCCGAAATGGCCGCGAGCGCCGAGAACGACCAGGAGGCCGCCCGATGA
- the hutI gene encoding imidazolonepropionase, with translation MAMLITDIAELVTHDPMHPDSLDAVGGATGADALHAGLGLIRDAAMVVGSKAPDEPSTIQWIGRAADAPQADWAVSVEGSAVIPGFVDSHSHLWFAGDRSAEFAARMAGQAYDGGGIATTIEATRAARPVDIAGLVRTRIAEMRAQGTTTVEVKTGYGLDVATEAEAARRLREVTDEVTFLGAHVVPPEYRDGPAGTRGDYVELVCGEMLRAVAPHVRWVDVFCEPNSPYAFTGEESRRVLEAGRDAGLALRVHGNQLGEGPGAQLAVELGAAAVDHCTYLSEADVEALAGSWADGGQGTVAGLLPGVEFSTKHPYPDARRLIDAGAVVALASDCNPGTCYSSSMPFMIAMAVREMGMTPAEALQAATVGGARSLRRDDVGVLRVGARADLARVDGPSWLHIPYRPGVPVVRALEV, from the coding sequence ATGGCCATGCTGATCACCGACATCGCTGAACTGGTCACCCACGACCCCATGCACCCCGACAGCCTCGATGCGGTCGGCGGTGCCACGGGCGCCGACGCCCTGCACGCCGGTCTGGGCCTCATCCGAGACGCCGCGATGGTGGTGGGCTCCAAAGCGCCGGACGAGCCGAGCACCATCCAGTGGATCGGGCGCGCGGCGGACGCGCCGCAGGCCGACTGGGCGGTCTCGGTGGAGGGCAGCGCTGTCATCCCCGGGTTCGTGGACTCACACTCCCACCTGTGGTTCGCGGGGGACCGGTCGGCGGAGTTCGCGGCCCGGATGGCCGGGCAGGCCTACGACGGCGGCGGGATCGCCACCACCATCGAGGCCACGCGCGCCGCGCGGCCGGTGGACATCGCGGGGCTGGTGCGCACCCGCATCGCCGAGATGCGTGCCCAGGGCACCACGACGGTGGAGGTCAAGACCGGCTACGGGCTCGACGTGGCCACCGAGGCCGAGGCGGCGCGGCGCCTGCGCGAGGTGACCGATGAGGTGACCTTCCTGGGTGCCCACGTGGTGCCGCCGGAGTACCGCGACGGGCCAGCGGGGACGCGCGGGGACTACGTGGAGCTGGTGTGTGGCGAGATGCTGCGGGCCGTGGCGCCGCACGTGCGGTGGGTGGACGTCTTCTGCGAGCCGAACAGCCCGTACGCGTTCACGGGCGAGGAGTCGCGGCGCGTGCTGGAGGCCGGGCGCGATGCGGGGCTGGCGCTGCGCGTGCACGGCAACCAGCTGGGCGAGGGGCCCGGCGCGCAGCTGGCGGTGGAGCTGGGGGCGGCGGCGGTGGACCACTGCACGTACCTCTCGGAGGCCGACGTGGAGGCCCTCGCCGGCTCGTGGGCCGACGGAGGCCAGGGCACCGTGGCGGGTCTGTTGCCGGGGGTGGAGTTCTCCACCAAGCACCCCTATCCCGACGCGCGGAGGCTGATCGACGCGGGGGCCGTGGTCGCGCTGGCGAGCGACTGCAACCCGGGCACCTGCTACTCGTCCTCGATGCCGTTCATGATCGCGATGGCGGTGCGGGAGATGGGTATGACGCCCGCGGAGGCACTGCAGGCGGCCACGGTGGGTGGGGCACGCTCGCTGCGGCGCGATGACGTGGGCGTGTTGCGTGTGGGGGCGCGGGCGGACCTGGCGCGGGTGGACGGCCCGAGCTGGCTGCACATTCCCTACCGGCCGGGGGTGCCGGTGGTGCGGGCCCTGGAGGTGTGA
- a CDS encoding response regulator transcription factor — protein MTSRIFLVDDQSLVRAGFRMVLDAQPDMSVVGEAPDGQSAVDQLKTIAADVVLMDIRMPRLDGIEATRVLLGRDKHPGGAEPKVVVLTTFDMDEYAYAALEAGASGFLLKDAGPEELLAAIRAVASGDAVVAPSTTKRLLERFVPTLTPEVADVASPAEQQEYLREVLTEREYEVFEAVAAGLSNTEIAKELFVAEATIKTHIGRLLFKLGCRDRVQLVITAYEAGIAGAAGGQRPSGGGASRA, from the coding sequence ATGACCTCTCGCATCTTCCTGGTCGACGACCAGTCGCTCGTGCGCGCCGGCTTCCGCATGGTGCTGGACGCCCAGCCCGACATGAGCGTGGTGGGGGAGGCACCCGACGGGCAGTCGGCCGTGGACCAGCTCAAGACCATCGCCGCCGACGTGGTGCTCATGGACATCCGCATGCCGCGGCTGGACGGCATCGAGGCCACCCGCGTGCTGCTGGGCCGCGACAAGCACCCCGGCGGGGCCGAGCCGAAGGTGGTGGTGCTGACCACCTTCGACATGGACGAGTACGCCTACGCCGCCCTGGAGGCCGGTGCGTCGGGTTTCCTGCTCAAGGACGCCGGGCCGGAGGAGTTGCTGGCCGCCATCCGCGCCGTGGCCTCTGGCGACGCCGTGGTCGCGCCGTCCACCACCAAGCGCCTGCTGGAGCGCTTCGTGCCCACCCTGACCCCGGAGGTCGCGGACGTCGCCAGCCCGGCCGAGCAGCAGGAGTACCTGCGTGAGGTGCTCACCGAGCGTGAGTACGAGGTGTTCGAGGCCGTGGCCGCGGGCCTGAGCAACACCGAGATCGCCAAGGAGCTGTTCGTGGCCGAGGCCACCATCAAGACGCACATCGGGCGCCTGCTGTTCAAGCTGGGCTGCCGCGACCGGGTGCAGCTGGTCATCACCGCCTACGAGGCCGGCATCGCCGGTGCCGCCGGCGGGCAGCGCCCCAGCGGCGGAGGCGCGTCCCGCGCCTGA